The following are encoded in a window of Telmatobacter sp. DSM 110680 genomic DNA:
- a CDS encoding GGDEF domain-containing protein, giving the protein MPLRTATLPPGEPDPALVEKLAVVQQVCLGIVALIALTVFSSWIYPPFATYLPAFATRMSIPMALTVLLCALSLAISEPGNHLSLPRAARYIAAQAGILAVLILLESTFRLFPAVDTLLEADRAPGNTGGLPVHSPTAFVLLSLAMMLVNSSGAFLKRVADGLVPLMCLMTLVLLSENMFGAVGLLRLSADNMISPLILTCLVLLTWVVAMRQAAQGVWSIFVGAGIGSRIARGFAPVLLVIPFLIEVARTRFLLKDLVPEQYGAAILTSLAAGLSMVLLLVLVWRINSMEKEIHDLTLRDELTGLYNMRGFYLLGEQTLRLAQRAELPFSVLFIDLDGLKKINDDLGHNMGSSYLAETGEVVMACFRETDVKGRFGGDEFVVAGQFSMVGIELAASRLKSMAEQRNAAVTRKYPLSLSVGYVTLDHPSTESLKELVRRADEAMYREKRSKKVARA; this is encoded by the coding sequence ATGCCTCTGCGCACTGCAACCCTGCCTCCCGGAGAGCCGGACCCGGCTCTCGTCGAGAAGCTTGCGGTCGTGCAACAGGTCTGCCTGGGGATAGTGGCGCTGATCGCCCTCACGGTTTTTTCCAGTTGGATCTATCCACCATTTGCGACCTATTTGCCCGCATTTGCAACGCGGATGAGTATCCCCATGGCTCTGACGGTTTTGCTCTGCGCGCTAAGTCTAGCAATCTCGGAGCCTGGAAATCATCTTTCGCTTCCCCGGGCGGCACGATACATCGCAGCGCAGGCGGGAATTTTGGCAGTCCTGATCCTGCTCGAGTCTACCTTCCGGCTCTTTCCTGCTGTGGATACGCTGCTGGAGGCGGATAGAGCCCCGGGCAATACCGGCGGACTTCCGGTGCACTCGCCGACCGCATTTGTGCTGCTGAGCCTGGCAATGATGTTGGTAAACAGCAGCGGGGCATTTCTAAAGCGCGTCGCGGACGGTTTGGTCCCGCTGATGTGCCTGATGACGCTCGTACTTCTGAGCGAGAACATGTTTGGCGCCGTTGGGCTTCTGCGGCTGTCAGCGGACAACATGATTTCGCCACTGATTTTGACCTGCCTGGTGCTGCTGACGTGGGTCGTTGCTATGAGGCAAGCTGCGCAGGGTGTATGGTCGATTTTTGTGGGTGCCGGGATCGGCAGCAGGATCGCCCGTGGTTTCGCGCCGGTGCTGCTCGTAATTCCCTTCCTGATTGAAGTAGCGCGAACGCGGTTCCTCCTCAAGGACCTGGTGCCGGAGCAATACGGGGCAGCTATTTTGACATCGCTGGCGGCGGGGCTCTCGATGGTGTTGTTGCTGGTGCTCGTCTGGCGCATCAATTCCATGGAAAAAGAGATCCACGACCTGACCCTCCGCGACGAACTCACCGGGCTTTACAACATGCGCGGCTTTTACCTGCTCGGCGAGCAGACATTGCGGCTGGCGCAACGCGCGGAGCTTCCCTTCTCGGTGTTGTTTATTGATCTGGACGGTTTGAAAAAAATCAATGACGACCTGGGCCACAACATGGGCTCCTCGTATCTGGCGGAGACCGGAGAAGTAGTGATGGCCTGCTTCCGCGAGACGGACGTGAAAGGCCGCTTTGGCGGCGACGAGTTTGTGGTTGCTGGGCAATTCAGCATGGTGGGAATTGAACTCGCTGCGTCGCGATTGAAGTCGATGGCGGAACAACGCAACGCAGCGGTAACAAGGAAGTATCCGCTGAGCCTGAGTGTTGGGTATGTGACGCTCGACCACCCTTCGACGGAGAGTTTGAAGGAACTGGTGCGGCGTGCCGATGAGGCGATGTACCGGGAGAAGCGAAGCAAAAAGGTGGCGCGGGCGTGA
- the gltB gene encoding glutamate synthase large subunit, whose protein sequence is MGFPHRHSSRRTLTTPAHSAAGGPFSPLPSYIEGSLIDPRFDSDSCGVGFVAQLSAVPSHRILDHALGALARLEHRGAVAADGKSSDGVGVTTSIPREWLLAQSSLTLDESSPLGVAVLFLPPDDTAQRAEIEAALFEQDMEVLTWRPVPIRPEVLGEIAASSRPEIWHLLITSDDTEFFDRRLFLARKQFERSGLAGYFVSISSTTLIYKALCAGRLLSEFYPDLADPNFKTPFALFHQRYATNVLPSWERAQPFRTLAHNGEINTIWGNRARMEARAATLPLDVYPVLTDGGSDSTSLDEIVDLLAHNGRTVGEAVRMIVPPANPGNSSSFLQYSGDCIEPWDGPAALAFTDGHQVGAILDRNGLRPCRFALDDTGLVVAGSEAGLVDMDPDHILHSGRLGPGQMIIADLDFHRFFENDEILRIYDAKRQYQDLVSEDVLLEESIEAPPALAASELNRLQHRFGYTREDVRMIIQPMVTDGKDAVWSMGDDTSIAPLARAPRPLYAFFRQRFAQVTNPPIDPLRETVVLQTHTRLGPWPHIFELREPLPGLSLRSPILSLGQMHALVQGQHPQAEKMPHAVLHCLYTPETTLEIAVDILVQRAIELVANGASLLILTDRGATPEALPVPMAMAAGAVHLALTRAGVRAEVGLAVEAADCREIHHVAVLLGLGVGAICPWLALETARNLNPENGERNLLHALELGLAKVMSKMGISVVDSYRGAHLFDAIGISQHVVDKCFAGVPTPIGGIGFTEIENYVRQLWNAAPVIEDSPNKGPAEFVSAPIRELPDYGFVRFRKADEAESHSWQPTTVRALQTVVGSTKQGAALALTPFATFAAQAIEAEPTNLRDLLEIRPAGPELALDQIAPASTITRTFIASAMSFGSLSPEAHQTITEAMNLLGARSNTGEGGEDPAVYAPVNGAPSLLNNKIKQVASARFGVTAEYLAHAEELEIKIAQGAKPGEGGQLPGHKVTELIARLRHAQPGMQLISPPPHHDIYSIEDLAQLIWDLKRANPRAAVGVKLVSGCGIGTIAAGVAKAYADYIVIAGHSGGTGASPLSSIKYAGNPWELGLAEAQQVLIHNGLRGRVRLRTDGGLRTARDIVIAALLGADEFAFGTAVLIALGCDMARQCHLNTCPTGIATQRPDLRAKFRGKPEHVVRLFTELAAEVRQLLAKLGLPSLAAATGRTDLLEQVRFNAGLDLKPVLAATTVAVATGNPIRWEGKRNDRPEPHAPIDDAWVEPALTAYKSGQPYVLDARVTNEDRTLGARLAGQIAHNRTDNPGAIGSTLTFNLKGVAGQSFGAFNTTGMVLNLEGLANDFVGKGLCGGELVIRGRGRVALQSADHTLLGNVALYGATSGSLFAAGRAGERFAVRNSGGRAIVEGVGDHGCEYMTGGLAVILGRTGINFGAGMTGGLAWVYDEDGDFLSSNRYHADFLQPDTWDQLDIASRESIHDLVALHADKTASTRAQWLLANWQTEAQKFVRLTPKPQA, encoded by the coding sequence ATGGGCTTCCCCCACCGGCATTCATCCCGTCGTACGCTCACCACACCGGCACATTCTGCCGCAGGCGGTCCATTCTCGCCGTTGCCCTCCTACATCGAAGGCAGCCTGATCGATCCGCGTTTCGACTCTGATTCTTGCGGCGTTGGCTTCGTCGCGCAGCTCTCTGCCGTCCCCTCGCACCGGATTCTCGACCACGCGCTTGGCGCCCTCGCCCGTCTGGAACACCGCGGCGCGGTTGCTGCGGACGGCAAATCCAGCGACGGCGTTGGAGTTACCACTTCCATCCCACGAGAATGGCTCTTGGCTCAATCCAGCCTCACCCTCGATGAAAGCAGCCCCCTCGGCGTGGCCGTCCTTTTCCTCCCGCCCGATGACACTGCCCAACGCGCGGAGATCGAAGCTGCCCTCTTCGAGCAGGACATGGAAGTGCTTACCTGGCGTCCTGTACCCATACGCCCTGAAGTACTAGGCGAAATTGCAGCCTCGTCTCGCCCAGAAATCTGGCACCTGCTCATCACCTCCGACGACACTGAATTCTTCGATCGCCGACTCTTCCTCGCGCGCAAGCAGTTCGAACGCTCCGGACTCGCCGGCTATTTCGTGAGCATCTCGTCCACCACCCTCATCTATAAGGCGCTCTGTGCCGGACGCCTGCTGTCGGAGTTCTATCCCGACCTCGCCGACCCTAACTTCAAAACGCCCTTCGCGCTCTTTCATCAGCGCTATGCTACGAACGTTCTCCCATCCTGGGAGAGAGCACAGCCCTTCCGCACTCTCGCACACAACGGCGAAATCAACACCATCTGGGGAAATCGGGCGCGCATGGAAGCTCGCGCCGCTACGCTCCCACTCGACGTCTATCCAGTTCTCACTGATGGTGGCTCCGATTCCACATCACTCGATGAAATCGTCGATCTGCTCGCTCATAACGGCCGGACCGTCGGCGAAGCCGTGCGCATGATCGTACCTCCCGCCAACCCCGGCAACTCTTCTTCGTTTTTGCAATATAGCGGTGACTGTATCGAGCCGTGGGACGGTCCCGCAGCGCTTGCATTCACCGATGGCCATCAGGTAGGCGCCATTCTCGACCGCAACGGCTTGCGCCCTTGCCGATTCGCGCTCGACGACACAGGTCTCGTTGTTGCTGGTTCCGAAGCCGGTCTCGTGGATATGGATCCCGACCACATCCTGCACAGCGGTCGCCTCGGGCCCGGCCAGATGATCATCGCCGATCTCGACTTCCATCGTTTCTTCGAGAACGATGAGATCCTGCGCATCTATGACGCCAAGCGCCAGTACCAGGACCTGGTCAGCGAAGACGTGCTGCTCGAAGAATCAATTGAAGCGCCGCCAGCGCTCGCCGCATCCGAACTCAATCGTCTTCAGCACCGCTTCGGTTACACGCGCGAAGACGTGCGCATGATCATCCAGCCCATGGTCACCGATGGCAAGGATGCAGTCTGGTCCATGGGGGACGACACTTCCATCGCCCCGCTGGCCCGCGCGCCGCGCCCTCTCTACGCCTTCTTCCGCCAGCGATTCGCGCAGGTCACCAACCCGCCAATCGATCCGCTGCGCGAAACCGTAGTGCTGCAGACGCACACTCGCCTTGGCCCCTGGCCGCACATCTTCGAATTGCGCGAGCCTCTTCCGGGCCTCTCTCTACGCTCTCCGATTCTCTCGCTAGGACAGATGCACGCCCTCGTACAAGGCCAACATCCGCAGGCTGAGAAGATGCCGCACGCCGTCCTCCACTGCCTGTACACACCCGAGACCACGCTTGAAATCGCAGTCGACATTCTCGTGCAGCGTGCTATCGAACTCGTCGCTAACGGCGCATCGCTGCTCATCCTCACCGATCGCGGCGCCACTCCTGAAGCTTTGCCGGTCCCCATGGCGATGGCTGCCGGCGCCGTGCATCTTGCCCTCACTCGCGCCGGCGTTCGCGCTGAAGTCGGTCTCGCCGTCGAAGCTGCCGATTGCCGCGAAATTCACCACGTCGCGGTCCTGCTCGGCCTCGGCGTGGGCGCCATCTGTCCCTGGCTCGCGCTTGAAACCGCCCGCAATCTCAATCCCGAGAACGGTGAGAGGAATCTCCTCCACGCATTGGAACTCGGCCTTGCCAAGGTCATGTCGAAGATGGGCATCAGCGTCGTCGACAGCTATCGCGGCGCGCATCTCTTCGACGCCATCGGCATCTCGCAGCACGTCGTCGACAAATGTTTTGCCGGCGTACCAACGCCCATCGGCGGCATCGGCTTTACTGAAATTGAGAACTACGTCCGCCAGCTTTGGAACGCCGCACCCGTCATCGAAGACTCTCCAAACAAAGGTCCTGCAGAATTCGTCTCCGCTCCCATCCGCGAACTTCCTGACTACGGATTCGTCCGCTTCCGCAAAGCCGATGAGGCTGAATCGCACTCCTGGCAGCCCACGACCGTGCGAGCTCTGCAAACCGTTGTCGGTTCCACCAAGCAGGGAGCCGCGCTGGCTCTTACCCCCTTCGCTACATTCGCCGCGCAGGCCATCGAAGCCGAGCCCACAAATCTTCGCGATCTTCTGGAAATTCGTCCCGCAGGCCCGGAACTCGCACTCGATCAAATCGCGCCGGCCAGCACCATCACCCGCACGTTTATCGCCAGTGCCATGTCTTTTGGTTCTCTCTCACCTGAAGCGCATCAGACCATCACCGAAGCCATGAATCTCCTCGGTGCGCGTTCCAACACCGGCGAAGGTGGCGAAGATCCCGCCGTCTACGCACCCGTCAACGGTGCTCCATCGCTGCTCAACAACAAGATCAAGCAGGTGGCTAGCGCGCGTTTCGGCGTCACAGCGGAGTACCTCGCCCACGCGGAAGAACTCGAAATCAAAATTGCGCAAGGAGCCAAGCCCGGCGAAGGCGGCCAACTTCCCGGCCACAAGGTCACCGAACTCATCGCCCGCCTGCGTCACGCGCAGCCCGGCATGCAACTCATCTCGCCGCCGCCGCACCACGACATCTATTCCATCGAAGATCTCGCGCAACTCATCTGGGATCTCAAGCGCGCCAACCCGCGTGCAGCCGTCGGCGTCAAGCTCGTATCCGGATGCGGCATCGGCACCATTGCCGCAGGCGTCGCCAAGGCCTATGCCGACTACATCGTTATCGCCGGACACTCCGGCGGCACGGGAGCCAGCCCGCTTTCCAGCATCAAGTACGCCGGCAATCCTTGGGAACTGGGCCTGGCCGAAGCACAGCAGGTCCTCATCCATAACGGCCTTCGCGGCCGCGTCCGACTGCGCACCGATGGAGGTCTCCGCACAGCGCGCGACATCGTCATCGCAGCTCTGCTCGGTGCTGACGAGTTCGCCTTCGGCACTGCCGTCCTTATCGCGCTCGGCTGCGACATGGCCCGGCAGTGTCATCTCAACACCTGCCCCACCGGCATCGCCACCCAGCGGCCCGACCTTCGCGCGAAATTCCGCGGCAAGCCGGAACACGTCGTCCGTCTCTTCACGGAACTTGCCGCAGAGGTCCGCCAGCTTTTAGCCAAACTCGGCCTGCCTTCGCTTGCAGCTGCCACTGGCCGTACTGATCTGCTGGAGCAGGTCCGCTTCAACGCCGGCCTCGATCTCAAGCCCGTCCTCGCTGCCACGACGGTCGCCGTGGCAACCGGAAATCCCATTCGTTGGGAAGGGAAGCGCAACGACCGCCCCGAGCCGCACGCGCCCATCGATGATGCCTGGGTCGAGCCTGCGCTGACCGCATACAAATCTGGACAACCTTACGTCCTCGACGCCCGCGTCACCAATGAAGACCGCACCCTCGGCGCGCGCCTCGCTGGTCAAATCGCGCACAACCGGACCGACAATCCCGGCGCCATCGGATCCACTCTCACCTTCAATCTCAAAGGCGTGGCAGGCCAATCCTTCGGCGCGTTCAACACCACGGGCATGGTTCTCAATTTAGAAGGCCTAGCCAACGACTTCGTCGGTAAGGGCCTCTGCGGCGGCGAACTCGTCATCCGTGGGCGCGGTCGCGTCGCTCTGCAAAGTGCGGATCATACGCTGCTCGGTAACGTCGCACTCTACGGTGCAACCAGCGGATCGCTCTTCGCCGCGGGCCGTGCCGGCGAGCGCTTCGCCGTACGAAACTCCGGAGGACGCGCCATCGTCGAAGGCGTTGGGGATCACGGCTGCGAATACATGACCGGAGGCCTCGCCGTAATCCTCGGCCGCACCGGCATCAATTTCGGCGCGGGCATGACTGGCGGTCTCGCCTGGGTCTACGACGAAGACGGCGACTTCCTCAGCAGCAATCGTTACCACGCCGACTTCCTTCAACCCGATACGTGGGATCAACTCGACATTGCCAGCCGCGAATCGATACATGACTTGGTAGCCTTGCACGCCGACAAAACCGCCAGCACCCGCGCGCAATGGCTGCTCGCAAACTGGCAGACCGAGGCACAAAAATTCGTCCGCCTCACTCCGAAGCCGCAAGCTTGA
- the argC gene encoding N-acetyl-gamma-glutamyl-phosphate reductase, which translates to MTKAAQTAVVGVTGYAGAELARLLLHHPRLKGRPPVFAGRMDEKDAARGGVPLAEIHPQLADNNGIGSLKVEPFSWERLKDRGVEILFLATPHEQSREWAPEALKHGLRVVDLSGAWRLTDAKNRAVYGFEDEGSDIAGTTQAAAVYGMPELHRREIAKAKLVANPGCYATSVILALRPLVAAGIVDVSHGIVADAKSGVSGAGKAPTAKTHYMYAADNLSAYGVFSHRHTGELLEQIGIGAGDIVFTPHLLPIPRGIMATIYVRFTESQTHASVERIYRDFFASSPMVRIYEKALPQIQYSVRTNFADIGFQIASDGRRAVIVSCLDNLLKGASGQAVQNMNVMLGWNEAEGLA; encoded by the coding sequence ATGACGAAGGCGGCGCAGACAGCGGTGGTAGGTGTGACCGGATATGCCGGCGCGGAGCTGGCGCGGCTGCTCTTGCACCATCCGCGACTGAAAGGTAGGCCGCCGGTGTTTGCGGGTCGCATGGACGAGAAGGATGCGGCTCGGGGTGGAGTGCCGCTCGCGGAGATTCATCCGCAACTAGCGGATAACAACGGAATCGGTTCGCTGAAAGTAGAACCCTTCTCGTGGGAGCGGCTGAAGGATCGCGGCGTGGAGATATTATTTCTGGCGACTCCGCATGAGCAGTCGCGGGAGTGGGCGCCAGAGGCGCTGAAGCATGGACTGCGCGTGGTGGATCTGAGTGGCGCATGGCGGCTCACTGATGCGAAGAACCGCGCGGTGTATGGCTTTGAGGATGAGGGCTCGGATATCGCCGGAACGACGCAGGCTGCAGCGGTCTATGGAATGCCGGAGTTGCACCGCAGAGAGATCGCGAAAGCGAAGCTGGTGGCGAATCCAGGATGCTATGCAACGTCGGTGATTCTCGCGCTGCGGCCGCTCGTGGCGGCCGGGATCGTGGATGTATCGCACGGAATTGTGGCAGATGCAAAGAGCGGTGTCAGCGGCGCGGGAAAAGCTCCTACGGCGAAGACACACTATATGTATGCGGCCGATAATTTGTCGGCGTATGGCGTCTTCAGCCATCGGCATACAGGCGAATTACTGGAGCAGATCGGGATTGGCGCGGGAGACATTGTGTTTACACCGCATCTGCTGCCCATTCCGCGCGGGATCATGGCTACGATCTATGTGCGGTTCACTGAATCGCAGACGCATGCAAGTGTAGAGCGAATTTATCGCGATTTTTTTGCATCCAGCCCGATGGTGCGCATCTATGAAAAGGCACTGCCGCAGATCCAGTATTCCGTGCGCACCAATTTCGCGGATATCGGGTTTCAGATTGCAAGCGACGGTCGGCGAGCGGTGATTGTGAGCTGCCTGGACAATCTGCTTAAAGG
- a CDS encoding GGDEF domain-containing protein codes for MNENAPDTLNVLPDPKLFRAARSLQRVCLILAAMSILFGLLQLLGIGGSAAAARGAVPLFVTSLLCGLSLTLSGTELDGAVFSYATRAANLLAIFAASVVVFWSRAGNVASQSQQIIFPPARLAFGFVLLTLIVVLIDNQNWLINRIVDGAMCCLCLLDLLLFADAVYGNFRLFGANSTEHNAPAFACLIALTVVVTMRQAERGVFSIFLGAGIGSNLARIFAPILLLLPFAWETLNAWMNRNGASHLNAALLGSAAVAVAVGILLFFSWRISKMENEIHDLILRDEATRLYNFRGFHMLAEHALRLAQRTNVPFSVLFVNLENLAQVHSELGPDASAAALRETGEILKATFRESDIKGRIGGDEFAVAGQFDRAGISVAAMRLEAVAATRNARSGRMIPLQLSMGHVTTSGGSTQETLKEMLERAGQMRNRQESLMKEMLVN; via the coding sequence ATGAATGAGAATGCTCCAGATACGTTGAACGTGCTCCCCGATCCGAAACTTTTTCGCGCGGCGCGATCGCTGCAACGTGTCTGCTTGATTCTGGCTGCGATGAGCATTCTATTCGGGCTGCTGCAGTTATTGGGAATCGGCGGTTCGGCTGCGGCGGCACGTGGCGCTGTGCCTCTTTTTGTGACGTCATTGCTGTGCGGATTGAGCCTCACGCTATCGGGAACAGAATTGGATGGCGCTGTATTCAGCTATGCGACGCGAGCGGCGAACCTCCTGGCGATCTTTGCAGCGTCGGTAGTGGTTTTCTGGAGTCGTGCGGGAAACGTGGCCTCGCAATCCCAGCAGATTATCTTTCCTCCGGCGCGGCTCGCATTTGGTTTTGTTCTGCTGACCTTGATCGTCGTCTTGATCGACAACCAGAACTGGCTGATTAATCGCATCGTTGATGGGGCAATGTGCTGCCTCTGTCTTCTGGATCTTCTGCTATTTGCGGATGCGGTCTACGGCAACTTCAGACTATTTGGGGCTAACTCAACCGAACATAACGCACCAGCTTTTGCCTGCTTGATTGCACTGACGGTTGTGGTGACCATGCGTCAGGCGGAGCGAGGCGTTTTCTCTATCTTTCTAGGCGCTGGAATAGGAAGCAACCTGGCGCGTATCTTCGCACCTATTTTGCTGTTGCTTCCTTTTGCCTGGGAGACGCTGAACGCGTGGATGAACCGGAACGGGGCAAGCCATCTTAATGCGGCGCTGCTTGGATCGGCGGCAGTCGCTGTTGCGGTCGGCATCCTGCTCTTTTTTTCCTGGCGTATCAGCAAAATGGAGAACGAGATTCACGACTTGATTCTGCGCGATGAAGCGACGCGGCTCTATAACTTCAGAGGCTTTCACATGCTGGCTGAACATGCGTTGCGACTGGCGCAACGAACGAATGTCCCATTCTCGGTATTGTTCGTGAATCTTGAAAACCTGGCGCAAGTTCATTCGGAACTGGGCCCCGATGCTTCAGCCGCGGCGTTGCGCGAGACTGGCGAGATTCTGAAGGCGACGTTCCGCGAGTCTGACATCAAGGGACGGATCGGCGGAGACGAATTCGCGGTAGCGGGCCAGTTTGATCGCGCGGGCATCTCGGTGGCTGCAATGCGGCTAGAGGCTGTTGCGGCAACGCGAAATGCCAGGAGCGGACGGATGATTCCGTTGCAGTTGAGCATGGGCCACGTGACGACTTCCGGCGGCAGCACGCAAGAGACACTCAAGGAGATGCTTGAGCGTGCCGGGCAGATGCGCAATCGACAAGAAAGTCTGATGAAAGAGATGCTGGTTAACTAA
- a CDS encoding long-chain fatty acid--CoA ligase translates to MTPAPLSTLNDLFCRVTGARNPRAILWQDEFGSWQPLSSDQIYQRVHTLAEAFLSWGAKKGDTIALIGENRWEWAVADFAILAINAVNVPVYPTLTGDQIALLLADAGCRIAVVSTRQQFEKLNAVRSQTQLERILIMDHEAPEGAIAFSKILSGGDDAGPYRDPVFDALVRSVEPDDLATLIYTSGTTGEPKGVMLTHGNIACNQNIAAREFHFDETDACISFLPLSHITARALDYVMYGHGAQVAYCSQFDKLPQAMKEIRPTVFVGVPRVYEKIRQAVEQKSAASPVKKRLLAWALSVGARHRDSVYAGHQPSSFFWKLANKLVYGKVREAFGGRVKVWVSGGAPLGIDTAKWFASAGIAVWEGYGLTETSPVIALNNPATQRMGAVGKPLSNVELKFADDGELLVRGPSVFIGYWHKPQANSECFDADGWFRTGDIAHLDDDGFLYITDRKKELLKTSGGKLVAPQPIESKLKNSVMVGQVALIGDKHKFITAIISPNFAALESWANHAGMEVSDRRALVADSRVFALYGEVVREANAGLANFETIKRFRLVADEWSQDTGELTPSMKLKRRVISAKYAAVIDELYADEATARAE, encoded by the coding sequence ATGACACCCGCTCCGCTTTCCACCCTTAACGACCTCTTCTGCCGCGTTACAGGGGCCAGAAACCCTCGCGCGATCCTCTGGCAGGACGAGTTCGGCAGTTGGCAACCCCTCTCTTCGGATCAGATCTACCAGCGGGTCCACACATTGGCCGAGGCTTTCTTAAGCTGGGGTGCAAAAAAAGGCGACACCATCGCCCTCATCGGCGAAAACCGCTGGGAATGGGCCGTGGCCGACTTCGCCATTCTCGCCATCAATGCGGTCAACGTCCCCGTTTATCCGACGCTTACCGGCGATCAGATTGCCCTCCTCCTGGCCGACGCGGGCTGCCGTATTGCAGTGGTTTCCACCCGGCAGCAATTCGAAAAGCTTAACGCCGTTCGCTCCCAGACGCAGTTGGAACGGATCTTGATCATGGATCACGAAGCTCCAGAAGGCGCCATCGCGTTTTCCAAAATTCTTTCCGGCGGTGATGATGCCGGGCCGTACCGCGATCCGGTTTTTGACGCTCTCGTGCGCTCCGTCGAGCCAGACGACCTTGCCACTCTCATCTACACATCGGGAACCACCGGCGAGCCCAAAGGCGTCATGCTCACCCATGGAAACATTGCATGCAACCAGAATATTGCCGCTCGCGAGTTTCATTTCGATGAGACTGACGCGTGCATATCGTTTCTCCCCTTGTCGCACATCACCGCGCGCGCACTCGACTACGTGATGTACGGCCACGGCGCACAGGTCGCTTATTGCTCCCAGTTCGACAAGCTGCCCCAGGCTATGAAGGAGATTCGCCCCACCGTTTTTGTTGGCGTTCCGCGCGTTTACGAGAAAATTCGCCAGGCCGTCGAGCAGAAATCGGCAGCCTCGCCTGTAAAAAAACGGCTTCTGGCATGGGCGCTTAGCGTAGGTGCGCGCCACCGCGACAGCGTTTACGCCGGCCATCAACCTTCTTCATTCTTTTGGAAGCTTGCCAACAAGCTTGTCTATGGCAAGGTTCGTGAAGCCTTCGGTGGTCGCGTCAAAGTCTGGGTCTCCGGCGGCGCGCCCCTCGGTATCGACACTGCAAAATGGTTTGCCTCTGCAGGCATTGCCGTCTGGGAGGGGTACGGCCTCACCGAAACTTCACCGGTCATTGCCCTCAATAATCCTGCGACGCAGCGCATGGGGGCCGTCGGAAAACCGCTGTCCAACGTTGAACTCAAATTTGCCGACGATGGCGAACTCCTTGTCCGAGGCCCGTCCGTTTTCATTGGCTACTGGCATAAGCCCCAGGCGAATTCCGAGTGTTTCGACGCTGACGGCTGGTTTCGGACGGGCGATATCGCCCACCTCGACGACGATGGATTTCTCTACATCACCGATCGCAAAAAAGAGCTGCTCAAAACCTCCGGCGGCAAACTTGTTGCGCCGCAGCCCATCGAAAGCAAGTTGAAGAATTCCGTGATGGTTGGTCAGGTTGCGCTTATTGGCGACAAGCACAAGTTCATTACGGCGATCATTTCGCCCAACTTCGCCGCGTTGGAGTCCTGGGCTAACCATGCGGGTATGGAAGTTTCCGATCGCCGCGCCTTGGTAGCCGACAGCCGCGTTTTCGCGCTGTATGGCGAAGTCGTGCGCGAAGCCAATGCAGGGCTCGCCAACTTCGAAACCATCAAACGTTTTCGCCTGGTTGCCGATGAATGGTCGCAGGATACCGGCGAGCTCACCCCATCGATGAAGCTCAAGAGACGTGTGATCAGTGCCAAGTACGCGGCGGTGATCGACGAGCTCTACGCGGACGAAGCAACCGCGCGCGCCGAATAG
- a CDS encoding ArgR family transcriptional regulator, whose protein sequence is MKFQRHNAIRELVAHALVANQDEMRRKLRRRGFEVTQATLSRDIHELRLTKGPGGYSLPNGNGNGNGAGTHASDDGSPSVVEMMESFGLSVTHAMNQVVLRTTMGGAQPMAAALDRTAWNEVVGTIAGDDTVLVICPDVKRAHDIETRLRKMLGL, encoded by the coding sequence ATGAAGTTTCAAAGACATAACGCGATTCGTGAGCTGGTGGCGCACGCCCTGGTAGCAAACCAGGACGAGATGCGCAGAAAGCTGCGCCGCCGTGGCTTTGAAGTGACGCAGGCAACGCTGTCGCGCGATATTCACGAGTTGAGGCTGACGAAGGGGCCCGGCGGGTATTCCCTGCCCAATGGAAACGGAAATGGGAACGGCGCGGGAACGCATGCCAGTGATGACGGTTCGCCTTCGGTCGTGGAGATGATGGAGAGTTTTGGTTTGAGCGTAACGCACGCGATGAACCAGGTAGTGCTGCGAACCACGATGGGTGGCGCGCAACCGATGGCTGCAGCGCTGGATCGCACCGCATGGAATGAAGTAGTTGGCACGATTGCCGGCGACGATACAGTGCTGGTTATTTGCCCTGACGTAAAGCGCGCGCATGACATTGAGACGCGGCTGAGAAAGATGCTCGGCTTATGA